From a single Nostoc edaphicum CCNP1411 genomic region:
- a CDS encoding NB-ARC domain-containing protein yields MTEIPESFLRAVTAEHNVSEAEVSALLLALAGQTAESIATTLEISAAAVRKRLGSVYQKFDIAGSTPGKLEVIRSIFQERYQLSTVVNASSCYDFGEAPDVPVFFGRELELDVLEEWINKDRSRLVAIFGMGGIGKTALSIKLAQKIQGQFEYVVWRSLRHAPSVKEIFADLIEFFSKKNEPKEVGISQLIAFLRKHRCLLVLDNVESVLLGGDYVGQYREGYEEYGEFFRQVGEMPHQSCLVLTSRESPKEIITLEGNNLKVRSLQLSGLENIAAKSIFVGKGDFLGSEKDWNKLINQYAGNPLALKIVCNTIQEVFGSNISEFISCDISVLFGDIRNLLEQQFNRLSSLEKEILYWLGINCKPTSFVELQADIISTTSQPQLIEALESLRRRSLIFNEKGLAKFMLQAVVMEYIISQFVNQVCEEIVSEVTLENISLLKNYALLKAQTEGKTRNAQIRLILEPVVEKLINKFGNKDRIKEHLLKIIKLLQINTPLTSGYAGGNIINLLCHLGIDLSECDFSTLKIWQAYLINVNLHHVNFANSDLSKSVFTGIFDSILSVAFNPVNGEIVATGDADGRIIFWQATYGEQLFHWKAHDNWVRTVAFSPDGKTLVSCSDDHTVKLWDVASQKLLITFEEHTSWVRSVVFSPDGKFVASASSDKTIRLWDLDTKKFWKIFKGHSNFVRSVAFSPDGKILASGSADKTVKLWDVKTGKCLKTLEGHKKLVQSVVFSSDREILVSCSDDKTVKLWDIQTGKLLKTLEGHTNLINSIALSPIPSSQGREIIASCSDDKTVKLWDIQTGKLLKTLEGHSNYIQSVAFSPDGKTLASGGYDKTVRFWEIGNYQCVQILQGYTNWVHDLALSPDGKRIASSNDDKTVRLWDVQTEECISTLEGHAGRLWSVAFSPLGGGLLASGSDDQTIRLWDTLSGQCVKILPNSDRIRSIAFSHDGQTLASGSIDCNIKLWNIRTGQCFETLQGHTNWVQSVSFSPDAEILASGSDDQTLRLWNVHTGECIRVLEGHTMRIWSVAFSPLLPSKGQFGGLLASGGDDKTVRLWDVQTGECCKILVNNDWIRSVAFSPDGKIIGCACVNHTVEIWDVDTGKRLIILQGHNNWVRSVIFSSDGTLYSGSQDGAIKQWNVKTGECIKTLMSKRPYEGMNIKGISGLGEEQKNTLKELGAIED; encoded by the coding sequence ATGACGGAAATTCCTGAAAGTTTCTTGAGAGCGGTTACAGCCGAACACAATGTATCTGAGGCTGAGGTAAGTGCCTTACTTCTAGCTTTAGCTGGCCAAACGGCAGAATCTATTGCAACCACTCTCGAAATTAGTGCAGCCGCAGTGCGAAAGCGACTTGGTTCGGTTTACCAAAAGTTTGACATTGCTGGGAGTACTCCTGGGAAATTAGAGGTAATCAGGAGTATCTTCCAGGAAAGATATCAGTTATCAACAGTAGTTAATGCCTCATCCTGTTATGATTTTGGCGAAGCGCCTGATGTCCCGGTTTTCTTTGGGCGTGAGTTGGAGTTAGATGTTTTAGAGGAATGGATAAATAAAGACCGTTCCCGACTGGTAGCAATATTTGGGATGGGGGGAATTGGTAAAACAGCGTTATCTATCAAGCTGGCACAGAAAATTCAGGGACAGTTTGAGTATGTTGTCTGGCGATCGCTACGTCATGCACCCTCTGTTAAGGAGATTTTTGCAGACTTGATTGAGTTTTTCTCCAAAAAGAATGAGCCTAAAGAAGTAGGAATTTCGCAATTGATTGCGTTTTTGCGGAAACATCGCTGTTTATTGGTACTGGATAATGTCGAGTCAGTTTTGCTTGGAGGTGATTATGTCGGTCAATATCGAGAAGGATATGAAGAATATGGAGAATTTTTCCGACAAGTTGGGGAAATGCCTCATCAAAGCTGTTTAGTCTTAACCAGTCGTGAAAGTCCCAAAGAAATTATCACTTTAGAAGGAAACAATCTTAAAGTTCGATCATTGCAGCTAAGTGGACTAGAAAACATCGCGGCAAAAAGCATATTTGTAGGCAAAGGTGATTTTCTGGGTTCAGAGAAAGACTGGAACAAGTTAATTAATCAATATGCAGGTAATCCTTTAGCCTTAAAAATCGTTTGTAATACTATCCAAGAAGTTTTTGGTAGCAATATATCAGAGTTCATTAGTTGTGATATTTCCGTGTTATTTGGAGATATCCGCAATCTATTAGAACAGCAGTTTAATAGGTTATCAAGTTTAGAAAAGGAAATTTTATACTGGTTAGGAATTAATTGCAAACCTACTTCTTTTGTAGAATTACAAGCAGATATTATTTCAACTACATCACAACCGCAATTAATTGAAGCTTTAGAATCGTTACGACGGCGATCACTAATCTTTAACGAGAAGGGTTTGGCGAAATTTATGCTCCAGGCTGTAGTAATGGAATATATCATTAGTCAATTTGTTAATCAGGTTTGTGAAGAAATTGTTTCCGAGGTTACTCTAGAAAATATTTCCTTGTTAAAAAATTATGCCTTACTCAAGGCGCAAACAGAAGGAAAGACTAGAAATGCTCAAATTCGTTTAATTCTAGAACCAGTTGTTGAAAAGCTAATTAATAAATTTGGCAATAAAGACCGGATTAAAGAACATCTCTTAAAAATTATAAAATTGCTGCAAATAAACACTCCGTTGACATCCGGTTATGCTGGGGGGAATATTATTAACCTCCTTTGTCATCTGGGAATTGATTTAAGTGAATGTGATTTTTCTACTTTAAAGATATGGCAAGCATACCTAATCAATGTGAACCTGCATCATGTAAATTTTGCGAACTCTGACTTATCTAAATCTGTATTTACAGGAATATTCGATAGTATTTTATCAGTGGCATTTAATCCTGTAAATGGAGAAATTGTTGCTACAGGTGACGCTGATGGTCGCATTATTTTTTGGCAAGCTACTTATGGTGAGCAACTATTTCATTGGAAAGCACATGATAATTGGGTAAGAACTGTTGCCTTTAGCCCCGATGGTAAAACTTTAGTTAGTTGTAGTGATGACCATACTGTAAAACTCTGGGATGTTGCTAGCCAAAAACTTCTCATAACTTTTGAAGAACATACTAGCTGGGTCAGGTCTGTTGTCTTCAGTCCTGATGGCAAATTTGTCGCTAGTGCTAGTAGTGATAAAACTATTAGACTCTGGGATCTGGATACCAAAAAATTCTGGAAAATTTTCAAGGGACATAGCAATTTTGTTCGTTCTGTTGCCTTTAGTCCTGATGGAAAAATACTTGCCAGTGGTAGTGCTGACAAAACTGTGAAATTGTGGGATGTAAAAACAGGTAAATGTTTGAAAACTCTTGAGGGACATAAAAAATTAGTCCAGTCCGTAGTTTTTAGTTCTGATAGAGAAATACTTGTCAGTTGTAGCGATGACAAAACTGTAAAACTCTGGGATATTCAAACAGGGAAGTTATTAAAAACTTTAGAAGGACACACTAATTTAATCAATTCTATAGCCTTGAGTCCGATCCCCTCTTCACAAGGAAGAGAGATCATCGCCAGTTGTAGCGACGACAAAACGGTAAAACTCTGGGATATTCAAACGGGGAAATTATTAAAAACTTTAGAAGGACATAGTAATTATATTCAGTCTGTTGCATTTAGTCCCGACGGAAAAACACTTGCTAGTGGTGGTTATGATAAAACCGTTCGGTTTTGGGAGATCGGAAATTATCAATGTGTCCAAATCTTGCAGGGGTACACCAATTGGGTACACGATCTAGCCCTGAGTCCAGATGGGAAGAGAATTGCTAGTAGCAATGATGATAAAACCGTTAGGCTGTGGGATGTTCAGACTGAAGAATGTATCAGTACTTTAGAAGGACACGCTGGCCGCCTTTGGTCTGTTGCATTTAGTCCGCTAGGTGGGGGACTATTAGCTAGTGGTAGTGATGACCAAACCATCCGTCTTTGGGATACTCTGAGTGGACAGTGCGTGAAAATTTTGCCAAATAGCGATCGCATCCGCTCTATTGCTTTTAGTCATGATGGTCAAACTCTAGCTAGTGGTAGTATTGACTGCAATATCAAACTCTGGAACATTCGCACTGGCCAATGCTTTGAAACATTACAGGGACATACAAATTGGGTGCAGTCTGTCAGTTTTAGCCCTGATGCTGAAATCCTCGCCAGTGGAAGTGATGATCAAACATTGCGGCTATGGAATGTTCATACAGGAGAATGTATTCGGGTTTTGGAAGGACATACTATGCGAATATGGTCTGTTGCTTTTAGCCCGCTCCTCCCTTCAAAAGGGCAATTTGGAGGGCTATTAGCTAGTGGCGGTGATGACAAAACAGTACGACTATGGGATGTTCAGACTGGCGAATGTTGCAAAATTTTAGTCAATAATGATTGGATACGTTCTGTTGCTTTTAGTCCTGATGGTAAGATTATTGGCTGTGCTTGTGTTAATCACACTGTTGAAATTTGGGATGTTGACACAGGTAAACGTCTGATTATTTTGCAAGGACATAATAATTGGGTTCGTTCTGTTATCTTTAGTTCTGATGGAACTTTGTATAGTGGTTCCCAGGATGGAGCTATTAAGCAATGGAATGTCAAAACTGGAGAGTGTATCAAAACACTCATGTCAAAAAGACCTTATGAAGGAATGAATATCAAGGGTATTTCCGGTCTAGGGGAAGAACAAAAAAATACACTTAAAGAATTGGGTGCTATTGAAGATTAA
- a CDS encoding KamA family radical SAM protein — translation MSQLKPKKIELYEIKDIDRLPQLQKFSTADRLAMKAVAQVLPFRVNNYVVEELIDWEKIPDDPIFRLTFPQKEMLAPESLDKVIWHLQNSTPEDLRQVINRMRSQLNPHPAGQAEHNIPTLDGKQVPGIQHKYPETVLIFPTAGQTCHTYCTFCFRWPQFVKMDGMKFATRESGLFQEYLRQHQEVTDVLITGGDPMTMKAKHLALYIEPLLNSDFEHIQTIRIGTKSIAYWPYRFVTDEDADDILRLFEKVTSSGKHLSIMAHYDHPTEIKTEIAQAALQRIRSTGAQIRTQGPLMRGINDSPQVWIKMWKEQVRLGCIPYYMFMERDTGAKNCFEVPIIRAWEIYQAAIQKVSGLARTARGPVMSALPGKVAVDGVTEIYGEKVFVLSFLQGRDPNWCKRPFFARYDEKATWLTDLVPAMREKEFFYENKLKEILKIQS, via the coding sequence ATGTCACAACTTAAACCTAAAAAAATTGAGCTATATGAAATTAAAGATATAGATCGGCTGCCTCAACTGCAAAAATTTTCAACAGCAGACCGCTTGGCAATGAAAGCAGTTGCCCAAGTATTGCCGTTCCGTGTCAATAATTACGTAGTAGAAGAACTAATTGACTGGGAAAAAATTCCCGATGATCCGATCTTTCGCCTGACTTTTCCTCAAAAAGAAATGTTGGCTCCTGAATCTCTAGACAAGGTTATTTGGCATCTGCAAAATTCTACACCAGAAGACCTGCGTCAAGTAATCAATAGGATGCGATCGCAACTCAATCCTCATCCAGCCGGACAAGCAGAACACAATATTCCCACTTTAGACGGAAAACAAGTACCAGGAATTCAACATAAATATCCCGAAACAGTCTTAATTTTTCCGACAGCAGGCCAAACTTGTCACACATATTGCACATTTTGCTTCCGTTGGCCACAGTTTGTGAAGATGGACGGAATGAAATTTGCTACCCGTGAATCAGGACTTTTCCAAGAGTATCTCCGCCAACATCAGGAAGTCACAGATGTTTTAATTACTGGCGGAGATCCAATGACAATGAAAGCTAAACATCTGGCTTTATATATTGAACCACTGCTAAATTCTGATTTTGAACATATCCAGACAATTCGGATTGGTACTAAATCGATCGCTTACTGGCCTTATCGCTTTGTTACAGATGAAGATGCTGATGATATCTTACGTTTGTTTGAGAAAGTGACTAGTTCAGGCAAACATCTGTCGATTATGGCGCACTACGATCATCCGACAGAAATTAAAACTGAAATTGCTCAAGCAGCGCTCCAACGCATTCGTAGTACAGGCGCACAGATTCGCACCCAAGGGCCACTGATGCGGGGAATTAATGATTCTCCGCAAGTATGGATAAAGATGTGGAAAGAACAAGTTCGTCTTGGTTGCATTCCCTACTATATGTTTATGGAACGAGATACTGGAGCAAAAAATTGTTTTGAAGTACCAATTATTCGAGCTTGGGAAATTTATCAAGCAGCAATACAAAAGGTGTCTGGTTTAGCTCGCACGGCTCGGGGCCCAGTCATGTCAGCACTACCGGGTAAAGTTGCAGTGGATGGCGTAACTGAGATTTATGGCGAGAAAGTATTTGTACTTTCTTTTTTACAAGGACGCGATCCCAATTGGTGTAAACGCCCTTTCTTTGCACGTTATGACGAGAAAGCAACCTGGTTAACTGATTTAGTTCCAGCGATGAGAGAAAAGGAATTTTTTTATGAGAATAAATTAAAGGAAATTCTGAAAATACAAAGTTGA